The following are from one region of the Phormidium sp. PBR-2020 genome:
- a CDS encoding response regulator: MILRDYNKASHYLSLAIMVCHLPGVNTLLRAFANIHRSAKTGKLSINLRGEQWHYYFLEGRFLFAWGGQHRVRRWQRALNRHCPHWRLEVQGGTPKGLWEYQLLHRAVSNQSLELSTGKAVLGAIAAEVLFATLTPKDLTCKWTDSGPTTPHESRLALSPKEFQRLLASVRDLWLQWQGMGSNYICPDQAPLWTGKTPDQDLSLTASSVRTLFNGQYTLWDIAQRQRRSLTYLTRTLHHFVEQGTLQLRQVDDLPSPFEQMQMVAAAVAPPRRTIAYVDDSPTAGEYLRKIIEPRGFRLMFIQNPLQDLPLLLKEQPELIFLDLNMPLIHGSDFCSFLRKTSVFQATPIVILSQSDGTMERVRANLSGASDFLSKPARSTDVMQVVEKYIQALPLTSANGQVLDTYRSSVR, encoded by the coding sequence GTGATTCTACGGGACTACAATAAAGCCAGCCATTACTTGAGTCTTGCCATCATGGTCTGCCATCTACCCGGTGTAAACACCCTCCTTAGGGCGTTTGCGAATATCCATAGGTCAGCTAAAACAGGAAAACTTAGCATTAATCTTCGGGGGGAGCAGTGGCACTACTACTTTCTCGAAGGGCGATTTCTCTTTGCTTGGGGAGGCCAGCACCGGGTTCGTCGTTGGCAACGAGCCTTAAATCGTCACTGTCCCCATTGGCGGTTAGAAGTCCAGGGTGGAACTCCCAAAGGGTTATGGGAATATCAACTCCTCCATCGTGCCGTTTCCAATCAATCCTTAGAACTATCCACTGGAAAAGCCGTGTTAGGGGCGATCGCCGCTGAAGTCCTCTTCGCCACCCTAACCCCCAAAGATCTCACCTGTAAATGGACCGACTCCGGGCCCACCACACCCCACGAGTCCCGCCTGGCCCTATCCCCCAAAGAATTTCAACGGCTGTTGGCCTCCGTGCGCGATCTCTGGCTGCAATGGCAAGGGATGGGGTCAAACTATATCTGCCCCGATCAAGCCCCCCTCTGGACCGGTAAAACCCCCGATCAAGACCTCTCCCTCACCGCAAGTTCCGTACGTACCCTATTTAACGGTCAATATACCCTCTGGGACATCGCCCAACGCCAACGGCGATCGCTCACCTACTTAACACGAACCCTACACCACTTCGTGGAACAGGGAACCCTGCAATTGCGGCAGGTAGACGATTTACCCTCTCCCTTTGAACAAATGCAAATGGTGGCCGCCGCCGTCGCCCCTCCCCGTCGCACCATTGCCTATGTTGACGATAGCCCCACCGCCGGCGAATACCTGCGCAAAATCATTGAACCTCGGGGCTTCCGGCTAATGTTTATTCAAAATCCCCTACAAGACTTACCCCTGTTATTAAAAGAACAACCAGAACTCATTTTTCTGGATCTGAATATGCCCTTGATTCACGGCTCAGACTTTTGCAGCTTTCTGCGCAAAACCTCCGTCTTTCAAGCCACTCCCATCGTCATCCTCAGTCAGAGTGATGGAACCATGGAGCGAGTGCGGGCCAATCTCTCAGGAGCATCGGACTTTCTCAGTAAACCCGCTCGTTCCACAGACGTGATGCAAGTAGTTGAGAAATATATTCAAGCTCTACCCTTAACTTCTGCCAACGGACAAGTATTGGACACCTATCGCTCGTCGGTGAGATAA
- a CDS encoding CHAT domain-containing protein yields MIGSQRMVRHLLMGAIACSLVVILSSLPHPSRGEKRFALAHSPSQASESHVLESHVLGSSIATWIDLGRDRYEAGQIEGAIAAWEEAVQLSQRQQVPVQQALAQTYLAIAAGDLGQWQIAQSRLDQALSSLEDAADDPRTAHVYGRIFNSLGTLQYHQGQGEAAIEAWDQAEDWYAQAEDDLGVLGTQVSRAQGLQLLGHHRRSQRQLNQALDRLGTLPNSEVKVIGLLNLGNSLVALGNTDEANQVLQQSLTTAQSLAGDFDRSPIFMALGNLARQQGQVEQALSYYEQAATSETPLTQIEAQINRTHLILETISPEAIAQFQTQFPSLQAALQNIPPSRRSIYARIHLAQAWLNPLLSAASEAEIAPLLTYRRPIAQLLAESVEQAKTLGDRRAQAYAVGQLAQLYEQNQQWTESQSLTQTALALSERLDAADLQARWQWQLGRVLRARNDRPGAIAAYNDAIVNVQRLRQDLVSIDPEAQFSFRDQVEPIYRELVDLLLTPDRPQGEIPQANLRQAREVVEALQLAELDDFFREACLDTQPLAIDDLDANAATLYPIVLPQRLAVILSIPGQPLSYAETVLPETEVNQSLDELAQLLNPIFPESRRLAVSQRLYDWLIRPLEPQLRQQQPETLVFVLDGKLRNLPMAVLHNGEGYLIEQYGLAVAPSLRLLSPSQQSLLAEKTVLMGGLSASRQGFSALPGVEQEVEQISAQLSANVLINETFTTLDLQQQFNRGRFSVLHLATHGQFSSDLEETFLVTWDGRLDVNQLTALLQARDPNLASGIELLVLSACQTATGDNRAALGLAGFAVRSGAESTLATLWSVGDLSTAQLMKTFYQILQEQPQLTKAQALRQAQLTLLRSPEYSHPFHWSPFILVGNWL; encoded by the coding sequence ATGATTGGTTCTCAACGAATGGTTCGTCACCTGTTAATGGGGGCGATCGCCTGTAGTCTGGTTGTGATTCTCTCAAGTCTGCCTCACCCAAGTCGGGGTGAAAAAAGGTTTGCCCTAGCTCATTCCCCATCTCAGGCTTCTGAGTCTCACGTCTTGGAGTCTCACGTCTTAGGGTCCTCGATCGCCACCTGGATAGACTTGGGGCGCGATCGCTATGAGGCGGGACAAATTGAGGGGGCGATCGCCGCCTGGGAAGAAGCGGTGCAACTCTCGCAACGGCAGCAAGTCCCGGTACAGCAAGCTTTAGCTCAAACCTATTTGGCGATCGCCGCTGGGGATCTCGGCCAATGGCAAATCGCTCAATCTCGCTTGGATCAGGCCCTCTCTAGTCTGGAGGATGCGGCGGACGATCCTCGGACAGCTCATGTCTATGGCCGTATTTTTAATAGCTTGGGAACCCTTCAGTATCATCAAGGACAAGGGGAAGCCGCCATTGAGGCTTGGGATCAGGCCGAGGATTGGTATGCTCAAGCTGAGGATGATTTAGGGGTTCTTGGGACTCAAGTCTCCCGCGCCCAGGGCTTACAATTATTGGGTCATCATCGGCGATCGCAGCGGCAACTCAATCAGGCCCTCGACCGCCTGGGAACTCTCCCCAATAGCGAGGTTAAGGTGATTGGCCTCCTAAACTTAGGGAATAGCCTGGTGGCTTTGGGCAACACAGATGAGGCTAATCAAGTGCTTCAGCAGAGTCTAACGACGGCCCAATCTCTAGCCGGGGACTTCGATCGCAGCCCAATTTTCATGGCCTTAGGCAATCTGGCTCGGCAGCAGGGACAGGTAGAGCAAGCTCTTTCCTATTATGAACAAGCCGCAACCTCCGAGACTCCTCTAACTCAGATTGAGGCCCAAATCAACCGTACTCACCTCATCCTCGAAACTATTAGCCCTGAAGCCATTGCCCAATTTCAGACGCAATTCCCCTCCTTGCAAGCGGCCTTGCAAAACATACCCCCCAGTCGCCGCAGTATTTATGCCCGCATTCATCTAGCCCAGGCTTGGCTCAATCCCCTCCTGAGCGCCGCCTCAGAGGCTGAAATTGCCCCGTTACTGACCTATCGCCGCCCCATTGCCCAATTGCTGGCCGAGTCCGTGGAACAGGCAAAAACCCTGGGCGATCGCCGGGCGCAAGCTTATGCTGTGGGACAATTGGCACAGCTCTATGAGCAAAATCAGCAATGGACTGAGAGTCAATCCCTCACTCAAACGGCGTTGGCTCTCAGTGAACGCCTCGATGCGGCCGATTTGCAAGCACGTTGGCAATGGCAGCTAGGACGAGTCTTGCGAGCGCGTAACGATAGACCTGGGGCGATCGCCGCCTACAATGATGCGATCGTCAATGTTCAACGGTTACGCCAGGATCTCGTCAGTATTGACCCCGAGGCTCAATTTTCCTTCCGGGATCAGGTCGAACCCATCTATCGTGAATTGGTGGACTTACTGCTAACCCCCGATCGCCCCCAAGGCGAGATTCCCCAAGCCAATCTACGACAGGCTCGGGAAGTGGTCGAGGCCCTACAATTGGCGGAACTTGATGACTTTTTCCGGGAGGCCTGTTTAGATACCCAGCCCCTGGCCATTGATGACCTTGATGCCAATGCAGCCACTCTCTATCCCATCGTTCTGCCCCAACGCTTGGCGGTGATTCTCTCAATTCCGGGCCAGCCTCTGAGTTATGCCGAAACGGTGCTTCCTGAGACTGAGGTGAATCAAAGCCTGGATGAGTTGGCACAACTGTTAAACCCGATTTTTCCTGAGTCACGCCGTTTGGCAGTGTCTCAACGGCTCTATGATTGGCTGATTCGGCCCTTAGAACCGCAACTGCGTCAACAGCAGCCTGAAACCCTCGTCTTTGTTCTCGATGGCAAATTGCGGAACCTACCGATGGCGGTGTTACATAATGGGGAGGGCTATTTGATTGAACAGTATGGCTTAGCGGTTGCGCCGAGTTTACGGTTGTTATCCCCGTCGCAGCAAAGTTTGCTCGCCGAGAAAACGGTTCTTATGGGTGGGTTATCGGCGTCTCGTCAGGGATTCTCGGCCCTGCCAGGGGTTGAGCAGGAAGTCGAGCAAATTTCGGCCCAGTTGTCGGCCAATGTCCTGATTAATGAAACGTTCACGACGTTGGATTTGCAGCAGCAGTTTAATCGTGGCCGGTTCTCGGTGTTGCATTTGGCGACCCACGGCCAGTTTAGTTCGGATCTTGAGGAAACCTTTTTGGTAACCTGGGATGGGCGGCTGGATGTGAATCAACTGACAGCTTTGTTACAGGCCCGAGACCCCAATCTGGCGAGTGGCATTGAGTTATTGGTGCTGAGTGCCTGCCAAACGGCTACCGGAGATAATCGGGCGGCGTTGGGGTTGGCGGGGTTTGCGGTGCGATCGGGGGCTGAAAGTACCTTGGCGACACTCTGGTCTGTGGGGGATTTGTCAACGGCGCAGTTGATGAAAACCTTTTATCAGATTCTACAAGAGCAACCGCAACTGACGAAAGCCCAGGCGCTTCGTCAGGCTCAGTTGACGTTGTTGCGATCGCCCGAGTATTCCCACCCGTTTCATTGGTCGCCCTTTATTTTAGTGGGCAATTGGTTGTAG
- a CDS encoding SWIM zinc finger family protein, with the protein MVYSGTQLNGSQEKEWWVQQWLDLLQKYRFKKRLERGRNYARQGNVLTIDFQDKKVLATVQGSEDDPYELSIWLDAFSDEDWQYIVDTLSEQALHSAKLLAGEMPTNIEDVFAANGLRLFPFSLQEVRSRCSCPDKANPCKHIIAVYHLLGDRFGEDPFLLFQLRGRSKEDIIAALRERRADLAEDLPPDAPEAANAPASTGDSAPGSPLKVEDFWHYDDPLDPSLVVITPPPTQETVVDVLGPIPLLSQTGNSSLAQTATLEQVRAYFQQVYQTVSQGAIAQAMASPETDDSNQRLPD; encoded by the coding sequence ATGGTCTATTCTGGTACCCAATTAAATGGTAGTCAAGAAAAGGAATGGTGGGTTCAGCAATGGCTGGACTTACTGCAAAAATATCGCTTTAAAAAGCGCCTAGAGCGGGGACGGAACTATGCTAGACAGGGAAATGTTCTGACGATTGACTTTCAGGATAAAAAAGTTTTGGCAACGGTTCAAGGCAGTGAGGATGACCCCTATGAACTCTCAATTTGGCTCGATGCTTTTAGTGACGAAGATTGGCAATATATTGTTGATACATTATCAGAGCAGGCCCTTCATTCAGCCAAGCTGTTAGCCGGAGAAATGCCCACCAACATTGAAGATGTGTTTGCCGCCAATGGCTTGCGCTTATTTCCCTTTAGTTTGCAAGAGGTGCGATCGCGCTGTTCCTGCCCCGATAAAGCCAATCCCTGCAAACATATTATTGCCGTCTATCACTTATTGGGCGATCGCTTTGGTGAAGATCCCTTTTTACTCTTTCAACTGCGGGGTCGCAGCAAAGAGGACATCATCGCCGCCCTACGGGAACGACGGGCGGATTTAGCCGAGGATTTGCCCCCCGACGCTCCAGAAGCCGCCAACGCCCCAGCTAGCACGGGAGACTCAGCCCCAGGCTCTCCCCTCAAGGTTGAGGACTTTTGGCACTATGACGACCCCCTAGACCCCTCTCTAGTAGTCATTACGCCGCCGCCGACTCAGGAGACGGTCGTCGATGTGCTTGGCCCGATTCCTCTGTTATCTCAAACCGGCAATAGTTCCCTGGCCCAAACCGCAACCCTAGAACAGGTCCGGGCTTATTTTCAACAGGTCTATCAAACCGTCAGCCAAGGGGCGATCGCCCAGGCCATGGCCAGCCCAGAAACCGACGATAGCAATCAAAGATTGCCTGATTGA
- a CDS encoding CHAT domain-containing protein produces MVTRSCFTSARRWYVPFLTTTVLGLSLTLNPVQAQTLIPSNDGTGTQVIPDGDRFNIEGGSLSGDGQNLFHSFDRFDLNSGETANFLTSPEIRNVLGRIGGDASQIDGLLQLTGSAANLYLLNPAGILFGANAQLNLPASFFATSASAVSFNGGIFDLMNTPDYQALTGDPSGFQFSGGGAITSLAPLQVPETLALLGGEVNASNLSAGQLLIQAIPGEATLRISQPGFVLSLDLSDVPDRPADVPGLLTGGEADSGETILETSGDVPRIQSGNVTVGNLNLESASPATSGEIVIEAGGSLSSGSINSATAGGGNPIRLQAQGDINSQPIFSGGGAITVDSASGSIQTGDITATGVNGGNITLNAAGNLTTGNLDSEGLGGTGGNITTLSGGEADILSVDGRGSTSGGNLSLTQSRLRVPGAVASGLIIDEDVSLATSEGGTIRVEITEFGIPFEVGNPTTSGTSGSLTAGGDRLDPPFVSTPGTITQGAITVTSPEAPETVPQPEVTEDIERLQRIPGQDSDLVMLLESSLESEVRYTDNFVDFLGLEATPAVSLDDSRALLAEIEEDTGERPALIYLQFVSNVQLSLNPSLQKQAGSGLLEIDDDPLSDGLEMLVVTAAEEPVRVVVDGATRSQVMEAAFELRSNLTNPRLRRSDRYLAWSQQLYDLLIRPLETALEEQEITNLTFISDTGLRTLPLGVLHDGQQFLIERYNLGLLPSVSLTDTRRGNLQQTQVLAMGASIFPFNETLSPLPAVSTELQTISEQLWPGINFLNEDFTVENLRQQRQQTPYGIIHLATHGEFLDGDATNSYIQFWDERLSLLEMRRLNLNRPPVELLVLSACRTAVGSAEAELGFAGLAVASGAKTALGSLWYVSDDGTLGLMTEFYRQLRNSPTRSEALRQAQISLLNGEVRVEEGQLITPEFTLPLPPELAAQIPDRDFSHPYFWSAFSLVGNPW; encoded by the coding sequence GTGGTGACTCGTTCTTGCTTCACGTCAGCCCGACGCTGGTATGTCCCCTTCCTAACCACGACGGTTTTAGGACTCAGCCTGACCCTGAATCCAGTCCAGGCCCAAACCCTGATTCCCAGCAATGATGGAACCGGAACTCAAGTTATCCCCGATGGCGATCGCTTCAACATCGAGGGGGGGAGCCTCTCAGGAGATGGTCAAAACCTCTTTCACAGCTTCGATCGCTTCGATCTAAACAGTGGCGAAACCGCCAACTTTCTCACCTCTCCTGAAATCCGTAATGTTCTCGGACGCATTGGCGGCGACGCCTCCCAAATTGATGGACTTCTACAACTGACCGGAAGTGCTGCCAATCTCTATCTCCTGAACCCCGCCGGGATTCTCTTTGGGGCCAACGCTCAACTGAATCTCCCGGCCTCCTTTTTTGCCACCTCCGCCAGTGCCGTCAGCTTCAACGGCGGGATCTTTGACCTGATGAACACCCCCGACTATCAGGCCCTCACCGGTGACCCCAGCGGCTTTCAATTCAGTGGCGGCGGGGCCATCACCAGTTTGGCCCCGTTGCAGGTTCCCGAAACTCTGGCCCTGCTGGGGGGAGAGGTCAACGCCAGTAATCTTAGTGCCGGACAACTGCTGATTCAAGCCATTCCCGGCGAAGCCACCCTACGGATTAGCCAACCCGGATTTGTCCTCAGTCTCGACCTCTCCGATGTCCCCGATCGCCCCGCCGATGTTCCCGGCTTACTCACTGGAGGTGAGGCCGACAGCGGGGAGACGATTTTAGAGACTTCGGGAGATGTGCCTCGCATTCAATCGGGCAACGTCACCGTTGGAAACCTCAACCTAGAATCCGCCAGTCCCGCCACCTCTGGGGAGATTGTGATTGAGGCGGGAGGCAGCCTTAGCAGCGGCAGCATTAACAGCGCCACAGCAGGCGGGGGGAACCCCATCCGCCTGCAAGCACAAGGGGATATCAACAGTCAACCCATCTTTTCTGGGGGAGGTGCAATTACCGTTGACAGTGCTTCGGGTTCCATTCAAACCGGCGATATCACCGCCACTGGGGTCAACGGTGGCAATATTACCCTCAACGCGGCCGGCAACCTAACCACGGGCAACCTGGACAGTGAAGGGTTAGGGGGAACTGGCGGTAATATTACGACCCTCAGCGGCGGGGAAGCCGACATTCTGTCGGTGGACGGTCGTGGAAGCACCTCTGGCGGCAATCTTTCCCTGACTCAGTCGCGCCTACGGGTTCCTGGGGCCGTGGCCTCAGGCTTGATTATTGACGAGGATGTCTCCCTAGCCACCTCCGAGGGGGGGACTATTCGGGTGGAGATCACAGAGTTTGGCATTCCCTTTGAGGTGGGCAATCCAACCACCAGCGGCACCTCCGGCAGTTTGACCGCTGGGGGCGATCGCCTAGACCCCCCGTTCGTCTCCACGCCCGGAACTATCACCCAGGGGGCCATTACCGTTACCTCCCCAGAAGCCCCCGAAACCGTGCCACAGCCTGAGGTAACTGAGGATATCGAACGCTTACAACGGATTCCGGGTCAAGACTCTGACTTGGTCATGCTCTTAGAGTCTAGCCTCGAATCGGAAGTTCGCTACACCGACAACTTTGTCGACTTTCTCGGTCTCGAAGCTACACCGGCGGTGAGTTTAGATGATAGTCGGGCCCTGCTCGCTGAGATTGAAGAGGATACCGGAGAACGGCCGGCCCTGATTTATTTACAGTTTGTCTCCAATGTCCAACTGAGTCTTAACCCAAGCCTCCAGAAACAAGCCGGTTCCGGTCTCTTGGAAATTGATGACGATCCCCTAAGTGATGGCTTGGAAATGCTGGTGGTTACGGCCGCAGAGGAACCGGTGCGAGTGGTGGTGGATGGGGCCACGCGATCGCAGGTGATGGAGGCAGCCTTTGAACTGCGATCGAACCTCACTAACCCCCGTCTGCGCCGCAGCGATCGCTATCTGGCTTGGTCGCAACAACTCTATGACCTGCTGATTCGCCCCCTAGAAACGGCCCTGGAAGAACAGGAGATTACTAACCTCACCTTCATCTCCGACACCGGTTTACGAACGTTGCCCCTGGGAGTTCTCCATGACGGCCAACAGTTCCTAATCGAACGTTACAACTTGGGCTTGCTCCCCAGTGTGAGCCTCACCGATACCCGCCGGGGCAATCTTCAACAGACCCAAGTCTTAGCAATGGGGGCCTCAATCTTTCCCTTTAACGAAACCCTCAGTCCCCTTCCGGCCGTCTCAACGGAACTACAAACCATCAGCGAACAACTCTGGCCAGGAATTAACTTTCTCAATGAGGACTTTACCGTTGAGAACCTGCGCCAACAACGACAACAAACCCCCTACGGCATCATTCACCTAGCCACCCATGGTGAGTTTCTGGATGGAGATGCTACCAACTCCTATATCCAATTCTGGGATGAACGGCTGAGTCTGCTGGAAATGCGCCGCCTCAATCTCAACCGTCCCCCGGTGGAATTATTGGTTCTCAGCGCCTGTCGCACCGCTGTGGGCAGTGCGGAAGCGGAGTTAGGCTTTGCAGGATTAGCGGTGGCGTCGGGGGCTAAAACGGCTCTAGGTAGTTTATGGTATGTCAGTGATGATGGAACCTTGGGCTTAATGACCGAGTTTTACCGGCAACTCCGTAATTCACCCACCCGTTCCGAAGCCCTACGTCAAGCCCAGATTTCCCTCTTAAATGGCGAGGTTCGGGTGGAGGAGGGTCAACTAATTACCCCTGAATTTACCTTGCCCCTGCCCCCAGAATTGGCAGCACAAATCCCTGACCGAGATTTTAGCCATCCCTATTTTTGGTCGGCCTTTAGCTTGGTGGGGAATCCTTGGTAG
- a CDS encoding Nif11-like leader peptide family RiPP precursor: MSIENAEQFLKDALNHPDLRESFNNTETPEQFLTIARGLGYDFSSQDLKTVISDHSEGVNIRRRTGIWQWLRTVPWIDRQESHH; the protein is encoded by the coding sequence ATGTCTATTGAAAATGCCGAACAATTCTTAAAAGATGCCCTGAATCATCCCGATCTACGGGAAAGCTTCAACAATACCGAAACCCCCGAGCAATTCCTGACAATTGCTCGGGGATTAGGCTATGACTTCTCCAGCCAAGACCTAAAAACTGTCATTTCAGACCATAGTGAAGGGGTCAACATCCGGCGGCGAACGGGAATTTGGCAATGGCTGAGAACCGTTCCCTGGATTGACCGCCAGGAATCCCACCATTAA
- a CDS encoding PilT/PilU family type 4a pilus ATPase has protein sequence MVDQSVNPTHSGKSPTAKSANHRQPPPPPPQRRVASQAKPPTFDTSVEKLVVTALEKKASDIHIRVGHKPRIRIRGEMVELSQELLTTSEIFDQYLREIIPAAQRKKFREEKELDTAIFYPDLVRCRVNCFDSLSGGAMVLRLISLDIPSIDNLRLPQVIKKIVQASQGLILITGPTGSGKSTTMAAAIDHLNQNFHKHIVTIEDPIEFVHTSQKCLISQREVGLHTLEFHQALRAVLREDPDVILVGEMRDRITINTALQAAQTGHLVMGTLHTRNAIDSVNRLVNLYPPDEQQIIRIQLVESLVAVVAQQLLPTTDRQRVAVHDILINTPTMKDYLIRGEEDEAFHLMKTEQIEGMQVLNQALYREILDGRITIEDAHGISPDPGELERLMRTGGYDASSSPRDWQG, from the coding sequence ATGGTAGATCAATCTGTTAACCCAACCCATTCTGGCAAATCTCCAACCGCAAAATCCGCCAATCATCGACAACCCCCACCGCCACCCCCCCAGCGTCGAGTCGCCAGTCAAGCCAAACCCCCAACCTTTGACACCTCAGTCGAAAAACTGGTGGTAACAGCCCTGGAGAAAAAAGCCTCTGACATTCATATTCGCGTCGGTCATAAACCTCGCATCCGCATCCGGGGCGAGATGGTGGAACTGAGCCAAGAACTGCTCACCACCAGCGAAATTTTTGACCAGTATCTTCGGGAAATCATCCCCGCCGCACAACGCAAGAAATTTCGCGAAGAAAAAGAACTCGACACCGCGATTTTTTATCCAGACTTAGTCCGTTGTCGGGTCAACTGTTTTGACTCCCTTTCCGGTGGGGCCATGGTGCTGCGGCTGATTAGCTTAGACATCCCTAGCATCGACAACCTACGACTTCCCCAAGTCATCAAGAAAATCGTCCAAGCCTCTCAAGGTCTGATCCTGATTACCGGGCCCACCGGCTCTGGTAAATCCACCACCATGGCGGCGGCGATCGACCATCTCAATCAGAATTTTCACAAACACATTGTCACCATCGAAGACCCCATCGAGTTTGTTCATACCTCCCAAAAATGCCTCATTAGCCAACGGGAAGTCGGCTTACATACCCTGGAATTTCACCAGGCCCTGCGAGCCGTTCTACGGGAAGATCCCGATGTTATTCTCGTCGGGGAGATGCGCGATCGCATCACCATCAACACCGCCCTGCAAGCCGCCCAAACCGGACACCTCGTCATGGGAACCCTGCACACCCGCAACGCCATCGACTCGGTGAACCGTCTCGTCAACCTCTACCCTCCCGACGAACAACAAATCATCCGCATTCAACTCGTTGAATCCCTCGTCGCCGTCGTCGCCCAGCAATTACTACCCACCACCGATCGCCAGCGGGTCGCCGTTCACGACATTCTCATCAATACCCCCACCATGAAAGACTATCTCATCCGGGGAGAAGAAGACGAAGCCTTCCATCTCATGAAAACCGAACAGATTGAAGGAATGCAAGTCCTCAACCAAGCCCTCTATCGCGAAATCCTTGATGGACGCATTACCATTGAAGATGCCCATGGGATTTCTCCCGATCCCGGAGAACTCGAACGTCTCATGCGGACTGGGGGTTACGATGCCTCATCCTCACCCCGGGATTGGCAAGGCTAA
- a CDS encoding DUF4332 domain-containing protein — protein sequence MVRTQSTDSLSSGNWAIAKLPGLKPAECDRLKGCGIKTTYQLLNQTRKPQGAEELAARLKISTHYVKKWAVLADLARIPGVGYQYCGLVLHCGVVSPQQLGQTQIQRFYPQLMRLCVSATHQRSGCPSRGDVVSWIQAAQCVKPLN from the coding sequence ATGGTTCGTACCCAATCAACGGATTCACTGTCATCTGGAAATTGGGCGATCGCCAAACTTCCGGGATTAAAACCGGCTGAGTGCGATCGCCTGAAGGGTTGTGGCATTAAAACGACCTATCAACTGCTCAACCAAACTCGTAAACCCCAGGGAGCGGAGGAGTTAGCGGCCCGATTGAAGATTTCGACCCATTATGTGAAGAAATGGGCGGTGTTGGCCGATTTAGCCCGTATTCCTGGGGTGGGCTATCAGTATTGTGGCTTAGTGCTTCACTGTGGGGTCGTCTCTCCCCAACAACTCGGACAAACCCAGATTCAGCGGTTCTATCCTCAGTTAATGCGTCTGTGTGTTTCCGCCACCCACCAACGGTCAGGTTGCCCCTCTCGCGGCGATGTGGTGAGTTGGATTCAAGCGGCTCAATGTGTGAAACCCCTCAATTAG
- a CDS encoding DUF2862 domain-containing protein: MEVGQKVKVRRIRDRVSDDVVSKIKQNPVGTISDYKMVDGSGIGAVVQFEGGFSTWFFEDELELLA, translated from the coding sequence ATGGAAGTAGGTCAAAAAGTTAAAGTCCGCCGCATTCGCGATCGCGTCTCCGATGATGTGGTCAGCAAAATTAAGCAAAACCCCGTCGGTACCATTTCCGATTACAAAATGGTTGATGGTAGCGGCATCGGGGCGGTGGTTCAGTTTGAAGGTGGCTTTTCCACCTGGTTCTTTGAAGACGAACTGGAACTGCTGGCTTAA